The Xanthomonas sontii genome contains a region encoding:
- the gnd gene encoding phosphogluconate dehydrogenase (NAD(+)-dependent, decarboxylating): protein MELGLVGLGRMGANMAERLVRGGHRVVGFDLGEAARSAAQQRGVDAVDSMAALIAALPAPRAVWLMVPAGKVVDDTLAALLPLLGKGDVVIDGGNSYYKDSMRRAGELAAHGIAYVDCGTSGGVWGLREGYSLMIGGDTAAVQRLHDVFATLAPAADAGWGHVGPSGAGHFTKMVHNGIEYGMMQAYAEGFALMGRKQEFALDLHQVAEVWRQGSVVRSWLLDLCADALGENPTLAGIAPFVQDSGEGRWTVAEAIDLDVPAPVITLSLLERLRSRDDDSFADKLLAAMRNQFGGHAIKHEGGDAPAPGGTRPA, encoded by the coding sequence ATGGAACTGGGACTTGTAGGCTTGGGCCGGATGGGCGCCAACATGGCCGAGCGGCTGGTGCGCGGCGGGCATCGCGTGGTCGGTTTCGACCTGGGCGAGGCCGCGCGCAGCGCGGCGCAGCAGCGCGGGGTCGACGCGGTCGACAGCATGGCCGCGCTGATCGCGGCGCTGCCGGCACCGCGCGCGGTGTGGCTGATGGTGCCGGCCGGCAAGGTCGTCGATGACACCCTGGCCGCGTTGCTGCCGTTGCTCGGCAAGGGCGACGTGGTGATCGACGGCGGCAATTCCTACTACAAGGATTCGATGCGCCGCGCCGGCGAACTCGCCGCGCACGGCATCGCCTATGTCGACTGCGGCACCAGCGGCGGCGTGTGGGGCCTGCGCGAGGGCTACAGCCTGATGATCGGTGGCGATACCGCCGCGGTGCAGCGCCTGCACGACGTGTTCGCGACCCTGGCGCCGGCCGCCGATGCCGGCTGGGGACATGTCGGCCCCAGCGGCGCCGGCCACTTCACCAAGATGGTCCACAACGGCATCGAGTACGGGATGATGCAGGCCTATGCCGAGGGCTTCGCGCTGATGGGGCGCAAGCAGGAATTCGCACTGGATCTGCACCAGGTGGCCGAGGTCTGGCGCCAGGGCAGCGTGGTGCGTTCGTGGCTGCTGGACCTGTGCGCCGATGCGCTGGGCGAGAATCCGACCCTGGCCGGCATCGCGCCGTTCGTCCAGGACTCCGGCGAGGGCCGCTGGACCGTGGCCGAGGCGATCGACCTGGACGTGCCGGCGCCGGTGATCACCCTCTCGCTGCTGGAGCGGCTGCGCTCGCGCGACGACGATTCGTTCGCCGACAAGTTGCTGGCGGCGATGCGCAATCAGTTCGGCGGCCATGCGATCAAGCACGAGGGCGGCGACGCGCCCGCGCCGGGCGGTACGCGCCCGGCCTGA
- a CDS encoding oxidoreductase — protein sequence MSDFNLALLGFGYVGRTFHAPLIAHTPGLHLHTVVSRQAEAVNAAWPQAHVVAEAAQAFADPRIDAVVIATPNQTHAPLALAALAQGKHVLVDKPFTLDVAEAQQVLAQAQRVGRIVSVFQNRRWDGDFLGVRALLEAGTLGEIAEFHSHFDRHRPQVGDRWREHALPGSGLWFDLGPHLLDQALQLFGPPQSLQADLALQRPGAQTVDYVHAVLRYPRLRVVLHAGSLVAANGLRFALHGSGGSYVKHGLDTQEAQLRAGVAPGAPGWGEDPLPGQLRLVGADGTHAVQTLPAPRGDYRDCYAAFHEAIAGRAPAPVDAAQALAVMRLLEAGVRSAASGCSVTLD from the coding sequence ATGTCCGACTTCAATCTCGCCCTGCTCGGCTTCGGCTACGTGGGCCGCACCTTCCATGCGCCGCTGATCGCACACACGCCCGGCCTGCACCTGCACACCGTGGTCTCGCGCCAGGCCGAGGCCGTGAACGCGGCCTGGCCGCAGGCGCATGTGGTTGCCGAGGCCGCACAGGCCTTCGCCGATCCGCGGATCGACGCGGTGGTGATCGCCACGCCCAATCAGACCCACGCACCGCTGGCGCTGGCCGCCCTGGCCCAGGGCAAGCACGTGCTGGTGGACAAGCCGTTCACCCTCGACGTGGCCGAAGCGCAGCAGGTGCTGGCCCAGGCCCAGCGCGTCGGCCGCATCGTCAGCGTGTTCCAGAACCGGCGCTGGGACGGCGACTTCCTGGGCGTGCGCGCCCTGCTGGAGGCGGGCACGCTGGGCGAGATCGCCGAGTTCCATTCGCACTTCGACCGCCACCGTCCGCAGGTCGGCGACCGCTGGCGCGAGCACGCACTCCCCGGCTCTGGGCTGTGGTTCGATCTGGGGCCGCATCTGCTCGATCAGGCCCTGCAACTGTTCGGGCCGCCGCAATCGCTGCAGGCCGACCTGGCGCTGCAGCGCCCCGGCGCGCAGACCGTGGATTACGTGCATGCGGTGCTGCGCTATCCGCGGCTGCGGGTGGTGCTGCATGCCGGCTCGCTGGTCGCCGCCAACGGCCTGCGCTTCGCGCTCCACGGCAGCGGCGGCAGCTACGTCAAGCACGGCCTGGATACGCAGGAAGCGCAATTGCGCGCGGGCGTCGCGCCGGGCGCGCCCGGCTGGGGCGAGGATCCCCTGCCCGGCCAATTGCGCCTGGTCGGCGCCGACGGCACGCACGCCGTCCAGACTCTGCCCGCGCCGCGTGGCGATTACCGCGACTGCTATGCGGCCTTTCACGAGGCGATCGCAGGTCGCGCGCCTGCGCCGGTGGATGCGGCGCAGGCGCTGGCGGTAATGCGGCTGCTGGAGGCAGGCGTGCGCAGCGCCGCCTCCGGCTGCAGCGTCACGCTGGACTGA
- a CDS encoding BON domain-containing protein, producing MKTINARTLLGATLVAGFALGAGQAFAAGQATSAKDHGTMGQQDTMQHDTMAHDTTRHDSKEPVTDTWITTKVKADLLATKNVSGTEIKVDTVNGTVKLSGAVATKAEKDKAVAVAKKIDGVKKVDAADLKVSAAAKK from the coding sequence ATGAAGACGATCAATGCACGCACCCTGCTTGGCGCCACCCTGGTGGCCGGTTTCGCGTTGGGCGCGGGCCAGGCGTTCGCAGCCGGCCAGGCCACCAGTGCCAAGGACCACGGCACCATGGGCCAGCAGGACACGATGCAGCACGACACCATGGCCCATGACACGACTCGCCACGACTCCAAGGAGCCGGTCACCGACACCTGGATCACCACCAAGGTGAAGGCCGATCTGCTGGCCACCAAGAACGTGTCGGGCACCGAGATCAAGGTCGACACCGTCAACGGGACGGTCAAGCTGTCCGGCGCGGTCGCGACCAAGGCCGAGAAGGACAAGGCCGTGGCGGTCGCCAAGAAGATCGACGGGGTCAAGAAGGTGGATGCGGCCGACCTGAAGGTCAGCGCCGCCGCCAAGAAGTAA
- a CDS encoding ATP-binding protein — protein MQTIAKHDAWDRWRLPLLALAVVLIVILPSLLLRQMNASTLRAADWVGHSQEVTATLNAMEADMRDMESAAMAMSHGVQSPILTARLQQARNSMQPTLAHLAELTRDNPDQQIRVGRLQSTLERRGLIAERIAQTRDPERIRALIQDMTSDNPVRGLIAELQRREDELLSERTADAEQRRMLASMMSWTSLVVQLLLLGLVIWLLQRQIGRRLDAERHMLRANGRAAAVLQTVREPIVLLDNGQRMLMHNTAFAELYGMDLADPPKLLADVGDGVWQDPVIVQRLADVLLRGRELWDFEHEQLGADGVPRTMLLNARRMPLPDSEDEVVLMTVSDITLQKTAQQRIQELNRQLEGKIEQVSEVNRELEAFSYSVSHDLRAPLRHVAGFADKLVRHLGDGADEKSRHYLEVIGTSARRMASLIDDLLVYSRLGRSALRLQAVDMQSLVAETRSVLDANYQSDHGDSGHRIEWSIAPLPILVADENMMRQLWLNLLGNAVKYSAKREVAQIEVGYQVQPDGSHHFSVRDNGAGFDMTYAAKLFGVFQRLHKASEYSGTGIGLASVRRVLTRHGGHIWAESAPDQGATFHFVLPPAPEAPTTEFIA, from the coding sequence ATGCAGACCATCGCCAAACACGATGCTTGGGACCGCTGGCGGCTGCCGTTGCTGGCGCTGGCCGTCGTCCTGATCGTCATCCTGCCCTCGCTGCTGCTGCGGCAGATGAATGCCAGCACCCTGCGTGCGGCGGACTGGGTCGGCCACAGCCAGGAAGTGACCGCCACCTTGAACGCGATGGAAGCGGACATGCGCGACATGGAGTCGGCGGCGATGGCGATGTCGCACGGCGTGCAGTCGCCGATCCTGACCGCGCGCCTGCAGCAGGCGCGCAACTCGATGCAGCCGACGCTGGCGCACCTGGCCGAGTTGACCCGCGACAACCCGGACCAGCAGATCCGCGTCGGCCGCCTGCAGAGCACGCTGGAGCGACGCGGCCTGATCGCCGAGCGGATCGCGCAGACCCGCGATCCGGAGCGGATCCGCGCGCTGATCCAGGACATGACCTCCGACAATCCAGTGCGCGGCCTGATCGCCGAGCTGCAGCGGCGCGAGGACGAACTGCTGAGCGAGCGGACCGCCGACGCCGAGCAGCGCCGCATGCTCGCCTCGATGATGAGCTGGACCTCGCTGGTGGTGCAGCTGTTGTTGCTGGGCCTGGTGATCTGGCTGTTGCAACGGCAGATCGGCCGGCGCCTGGACGCCGAGCGCCACATGCTGCGCGCCAACGGCCGCGCCGCGGCGGTGCTGCAGACCGTGCGCGAGCCGATCGTGCTGCTCGACAACGGCCAGCGCATGCTGATGCACAACACCGCCTTCGCCGAACTGTACGGCATGGACCTGGCGGATCCGCCGAAGCTGCTCGCCGACGTCGGCGACGGCGTCTGGCAGGATCCGGTGATCGTGCAGCGCTTGGCCGACGTGCTGCTGCGCGGACGCGAATTGTGGGATTTCGAGCACGAACAACTTGGCGCGGACGGCGTACCAAGGACCATGCTGCTGAATGCGCGGCGCATGCCGCTGCCGGACAGCGAGGACGAAGTGGTCTTGATGACGGTCAGCGACATCACCCTGCAGAAAACCGCGCAACAGCGCATCCAGGAACTGAACCGGCAGCTGGAGGGCAAGATCGAGCAGGTGTCCGAAGTCAATCGCGAACTGGAGGCGTTCAGCTACTCGGTCTCGCACGACCTGCGCGCGCCGCTGCGCCATGTCGCCGGCTTCGCCGACAAGCTGGTTCGCCATCTGGGCGATGGCGCCGACGAGAAGAGCCGCCACTACCTGGAGGTGATCGGCACCTCGGCGCGGCGCATGGCCTCGCTGATCGACGACCTGCTGGTGTACTCGCGCCTGGGCCGCAGTGCGCTGCGCCTGCAGGCGGTGGACATGCAGTCGCTGGTGGCGGAGACGCGTTCGGTGCTCGACGCCAACTACCAGTCCGACCATGGCGACAGCGGGCATCGCATCGAATGGAGCATCGCGCCGTTGCCGATTCTGGTCGCCGACGAAAACATGATGCGCCAGCTGTGGCTGAACCTGCTCGGCAATGCGGTCAAGTACAGCGCCAAGCGCGAGGTCGCGCAGATCGAGGTCGGCTACCAGGTGCAGCCGGACGGCAGCCATCACTTCAGCGTGCGCGACAATGGCGCAGGCTTCGACATGACCTATGCGGCCAAGCTGTTCGGCGTGTTCCAGCGCCTGCACAAGGCCAGCGAGTATTCCGGCACCGGCATCGGCCTAGCCAGCGTGCGCCGCGTGCTGACCCGCCATGGCGGCCATATCTGGGCCGAGTCCGCCCCCGACCAGGGCGCCACCTTCCATTTCGTCTTGCCCCCGGCGCCCGAAGCGCCCACTACCGAGTTCATCGCATGA
- a CDS encoding response regulator codes for MTAIRTILLAEDSPADAEMAVDALRDARLANPIVHVEDGVEAMDYLLRRGAYADREEGLPAVLLLDIKMPRMDGLEVLKLVRSEESLKRLPVVILSSSREESDLARSWDLGVNAYVVKPVDVDQFFTAVKTLGTFWALINQAPDKE; via the coding sequence ATGACCGCCATCCGCACCATCCTGCTTGCCGAAGACAGCCCCGCCGATGCCGAAATGGCGGTGGATGCGTTGCGCGACGCGCGTCTGGCCAATCCCATCGTGCACGTCGAGGACGGCGTGGAAGCGATGGACTACCTGCTGCGCCGCGGCGCCTATGCCGACCGCGAGGAAGGCCTGCCGGCGGTGCTGCTGCTGGACATCAAGATGCCGCGCATGGACGGCCTGGAAGTGCTCAAACTGGTGCGCAGCGAGGAGTCGCTCAAGCGCCTGCCGGTGGTGATCCTGTCGTCCTCGCGCGAGGAAAGCGACCTGGCCCGCAGCTGGGACCTGGGCGTGAACGCGTACGTGGTCAAGCCGGTGGACGTGGACCAGTTCTTCACCGCGGTGAAGACCCTGGGCACCTTCTGGGCGCTGATCAACCAGGCGCCGGACAAAGAGTAA
- a CDS encoding hybrid sensor histidine kinase/response regulator has protein sequence MPTTGPRLGPIRILMVEDSPEDAELLSDQLLDAGLEATFRRVESEPTLREALGEFAPDIVLSDLSMPGFSGHEALRVVREDGNAVPFIFVSGTIGEETAVEALRDGANDYIIKHNPTRLPSAVARAIREARTERERQRVERELMRAQRLESLALLAAGLSHDLRNILQPLLIVPELIVGRSDDPQLRHLADVIAECGRRGHEMAESMLSFVRGSRTPSEPVRIAELFQAVQMLLKSSLPERVTLQADVADPALSIEANYTELQQCLLNLGLNAIQAMPDGGQLSFSAAPAIGADGSEQVRILVRDSGMGMDAETQARLFSPFFTTKPDGTGLGLISCKRIVESYGGRIGVDSTPGQGTCFELLIPLRAPVPSFEPEPSLPMGKGQRVLLVDGEATRLSLLGNALSSQGYRPQLASDGAAALRDVEEHGLPDLVIVDSDIILLSAVRLLLALQDLGYQGPAIVLEDTGTTLERDHFPADIAVHVLRKPLEMQRVFRAVAHALESG, from the coding sequence ATGCCCACCACCGGCCCCAGGCTTGGCCCGATCCGGATCCTCATGGTCGAGGATTCGCCGGAGGATGCCGAGCTGCTGTCCGACCAGTTGCTGGACGCCGGCCTGGAGGCGACCTTCCGCCGCGTGGAAAGCGAGCCGACCCTGCGCGAGGCGCTGGGCGAGTTCGCCCCGGACATCGTGCTGTCGGACCTGAGCATGCCCGGGTTCTCCGGGCACGAGGCGCTGCGGGTGGTGCGCGAGGACGGCAATGCGGTGCCCTTCATCTTCGTCTCCGGCACCATCGGCGAGGAGACCGCGGTGGAGGCGCTGCGCGACGGCGCCAACGACTACATCATCAAGCACAACCCGACCCGCCTGCCGTCGGCGGTGGCGCGCGCGATCCGCGAGGCCCGCACCGAGCGCGAGCGGCAGCGGGTGGAGCGCGAACTGATGCGCGCGCAGCGGCTGGAGAGCCTGGCCCTGCTCGCCGCCGGCCTCAGCCACGACCTGCGCAACATCCTGCAGCCGCTGCTGATCGTGCCGGAACTGATCGTCGGTCGCAGCGACGATCCGCAACTGCGGCACCTGGCCGACGTCATCGCCGAGTGCGGCCGGCGCGGCCACGAGATGGCCGAGTCGATGCTGTCGTTCGTGCGCGGCTCGCGCACGCCCAGCGAGCCGGTGCGCATCGCCGAGCTGTTCCAGGCGGTGCAGATGCTGCTCAAGAGCAGCCTGCCGGAGCGGGTGACGCTGCAGGCGGACGTGGCCGATCCGGCGCTGTCGATCGAAGCCAACTACACCGAACTGCAGCAGTGCCTGCTCAACCTCGGCCTCAACGCCATCCAGGCCATGCCCGACGGCGGCCAGCTGAGCTTCTCGGCGGCGCCGGCGATCGGTGCCGACGGCAGCGAGCAGGTGCGCATCCTGGTCCGCGACAGCGGCATGGGCATGGATGCGGAGACCCAGGCGCGGCTGTTCAGTCCCTTCTTCACCACCAAGCCGGACGGCACCGGCCTGGGCCTGATCTCGTGCAAGCGCATCGTCGAGAGCTACGGTGGCCGGATCGGCGTGGACAGCACGCCGGGCCAGGGCACCTGCTTCGAATTGCTGATCCCGCTGCGCGCGCCGGTGCCGTCGTTCGAGCCGGAGCCGTCGCTGCCGATGGGCAAGGGCCAGCGCGTGCTCCTCGTCGACGGCGAGGCCACGCGCCTGTCGCTGCTCGGCAATGCGCTGTCCAGCCAGGGCTACCGTCCGCAGTTGGCGTCCGATGGCGCCGCCGCGCTGCGCGACGTCGAGGAACACGGCCTGCCGGACCTGGTGATCGTCGACAGCGACATCATCCTGCTGTCGGCGGTACGCCTGCTGCTGGCGCTGCAGGACCTGGGCTACCAGGGCCCGGCGATCGTCCTCGAGGACACCGGCACCACCCTGGAGCGCGACCACTTCCCCGCCGACATCGCCGTGCACGTCCTGCGCAAGCCGCTGGAAATGCAGCGCGTGTTCCGGGCTGTGGCGCATGCCCTCGAAAGCGGCTGA
- a CDS encoding proteasome-type protease: MTYCVGIEVDEGLVFAADTRTNASLDDVRVHRKLHVFEYPGQAVFALMSAGNLATTQLTLSRLQRDADDPDAPRSLRTFRHLFEVAEYVGDVLASSQVKLSEQSQHSGINVQSTLILGGQIAGERPGLYMIYPLGNAIATSPETPYLQIGESKYGKPILDRIIRSEMQLEDAARTALVSLDSTIRSNLSVGMPIDVALIRRNDLRVTERMRLEADTPLYAEIHDTWSRKLENAVRTLPRFPWEPALSADHDTESRDALPPLPPRRSPARRDPEDQSAQQ, encoded by the coding sequence ATGACATATTGCGTCGGCATCGAAGTGGACGAAGGCCTGGTCTTCGCCGCTGACACCCGCACCAACGCCTCGCTGGACGACGTCCGCGTCCACCGCAAGCTGCATGTGTTCGAGTATCCGGGCCAGGCGGTGTTCGCGCTGATGTCGGCCGGCAACCTGGCGACCACGCAGCTGACCCTTTCGCGCCTGCAGCGCGACGCCGACGATCCGGACGCGCCGCGCAGCCTGCGCACCTTCCGGCACCTGTTCGAGGTCGCCGAATACGTCGGCGACGTGCTGGCCTCCAGCCAGGTCAAGCTGTCCGAGCAATCGCAGCACAGCGGCATCAACGTGCAGTCGACGCTGATCCTGGGCGGGCAGATCGCCGGCGAACGGCCCGGGCTGTACATGATCTATCCGCTCGGCAACGCCATCGCCACCTCGCCGGAAACGCCGTACCTGCAGATCGGCGAATCCAAGTACGGCAAGCCGATCCTGGACCGCATCATCCGCTCGGAGATGCAACTGGAAGACGCCGCGCGCACCGCCCTGGTGTCGCTGGACTCGACCATCCGTTCCAACCTGTCGGTGGGCATGCCGATCGATGTGGCGCTGATCCGCCGCAACGACCTGCGGGTGACCGAGCGCATGCGCCTGGAAGCCGACACCCCCCTGTACGCCGAGATCCACGACACCTGGTCGCGCAAGCTGGAGAACGCCGTGCGCACCCTGCCGCGCTTCCCCTGGGAACCGGCCCTGTCCGCCGACCACGACACCGAATCGCGCGACGCCCTGCCGCCCCTGCCCCCCCGCCGCTCCCCCGCCCGCCGCGACCCGGAAGACCAGTCGGCGCAGCAGTGA
- the folK gene encoding 2-amino-4-hydroxy-6-hydroxymethyldihydropteridine diphosphokinase, producing the protein MTTVLLSLGSNLRPHHHLAAAIAALRRQFGAVAVSPTYRTAAVGFDGPAFLNNAVALQTDWELAPLDDWLHALEDAHGRDRSGPRFSDRTLDIDVVFYGDRIVEGPGHLRIPRPELRHAFVLKPLADIAADFVDPVSGQTLGTLWQAHAEHGKVFEVVELVDEAGNGESGLGNR; encoded by the coding sequence ATGACCACCGTGCTTCTGAGCCTGGGCAGCAACCTGCGCCCGCATCACCACCTGGCCGCGGCGATCGCGGCGCTGCGCCGGCAGTTCGGTGCGGTCGCGGTGTCGCCGACCTATCGCACCGCGGCGGTCGGTTTCGACGGGCCGGCCTTCCTGAACAACGCAGTGGCGCTGCAGACCGACTGGGAGCTGGCGCCGCTGGACGACTGGCTGCATGCGCTGGAGGACGCGCACGGGCGCGACCGCAGCGGCCCGCGCTTCAGCGACCGCACCCTGGACATCGACGTGGTGTTCTACGGCGACCGCATCGTCGAAGGCCCCGGCCACCTGCGCATCCCGCGGCCCGAGCTGCGCCACGCCTTCGTGCTCAAGCCGCTGGCGGACATCGCCGCCGACTTCGTCGACCCGGTCAGCGGCCAAACCCTGGGCACGCTATGGCAGGCGCATGCGGAGCATGGGAAGGTGTTCGAAGTGGTCGAGTTGGTTGATGAAGCCGGGAATGGGGAATCGGGATTGGGGAATCGGTAG
- a CDS encoding pteridine reductase: MTQTKVALITGSARRIGAGIARRLHAAGYDVALHAHTSQAELQALAQELESLRAGSTLTLHADLRDTAQLPDLVAQCVARFGRLDALVNNASNFYPTPLHEATPAQWDDLFAVNARAPLFLAQAAASQLRQHGGAIVNLTDLHAETPLRAHPLYSAAKAALAMLTRSLALELAPQVRVNAIAPGAILWPDAGKDAAAQQALLARTPLARTGQVEEIADTVRWLLDDASFVTGQTVRVDGGRGLT, from the coding sequence ATGACCCAGACCAAAGTCGCCCTGATCACCGGCAGCGCGCGGCGCATCGGCGCCGGCATCGCCCGGCGCCTGCACGCGGCCGGCTATGACGTGGCCCTGCATGCGCACACCTCGCAGGCCGAGCTGCAGGCGCTGGCACAGGAACTGGAATCCCTGCGCGCCGGCAGCACACTGACCCTGCACGCCGACCTGCGCGACACCGCGCAGCTACCCGACCTGGTGGCGCAGTGCGTGGCGCGCTTCGGCCGCCTCGACGCACTGGTCAACAACGCCTCCAACTTCTATCCCACGCCGTTGCACGAGGCCACACCGGCACAATGGGACGACCTGTTCGCGGTCAACGCGCGCGCGCCGCTGTTCCTGGCGCAGGCCGCCGCCTCGCAACTGCGCCAGCACGGCGGCGCGATCGTCAACCTCACCGACCTGCACGCGGAAACGCCGCTGCGCGCGCATCCGCTGTACAGCGCAGCCAAGGCCGCCCTGGCGATGCTGACCCGCTCGCTGGCGCTGGAACTGGCGCCGCAGGTCCGCGTCAACGCCATCGCCCCCGGCGCGATCCTGTGGCCCGACGCCGGCAAGGACGCCGCCGCGCAGCAGGCCCTGCTGGCACGCACCCCGCTGGCACGCACCGGCCAGGTCGAGGAAATCGCCGACACCGTGCGCTGGCTGCTCGACGACGCCAGCTTCGTCACCGGGCAGACCGTGCGGGTGGATGGCGGACGCGGGCTGACTTGA
- a CDS encoding class I SAM-dependent methyltransferase, translating to MPTDLPLPDATALAHSERLAAHLRAEIAAAGGAIPFSRFMELALYAPGLGYYSAGSSKFGEEGDFVTAPELGPLFAATVSNALAPVLQQLGPQARMLEVGGGSGAFAEVMLKRLLALDALPERYAILEPSADLRERQRERLARALIPPVFELVEWLDRPFDDDWNGVLFANEVIDALPTPRFALRDGEVFEETVTLDGEGRFRRGEQPADPLLAAAVRHIERYLQAPFADGYRSELLPQLPYWIQAVAGGLRSGAMLFVDYGYPRREFYLPERDDGTLRAFYRHRTHADPYRWPGLQDLTASVDFTALAEAGTGAGFDLAGYCNQASFLLGNGLDALLAEAEARSDAAAQLRLRQQVKQLTLPSEMGERFQVMGFERDVSLAPAFLSGDLTWRL from the coding sequence ATGCCCACCGACCTTCCTTTGCCCGATGCCACCGCGCTGGCCCACAGCGAGCGCCTGGCCGCACATCTGCGCGCCGAGATCGCCGCCGCTGGCGGGGCCATTCCGTTCTCGCGCTTCATGGAGCTGGCGCTGTACGCGCCCGGCCTGGGCTACTACAGCGCCGGCAGCAGCAAGTTCGGCGAAGAGGGCGATTTCGTCACCGCGCCGGAACTGGGACCGCTGTTCGCCGCCACCGTGTCCAATGCGTTGGCGCCGGTGCTGCAGCAACTCGGGCCGCAGGCGCGCATGCTGGAAGTGGGGGGCGGCAGCGGCGCGTTCGCCGAGGTCATGCTCAAGCGCCTGCTGGCGCTGGATGCGCTGCCCGAGCGCTATGCGATCCTGGAGCCCAGCGCCGATCTGCGCGAACGGCAACGCGAGCGCCTGGCGCGCGCGCTGATCCCGCCGGTGTTCGAGTTGGTGGAATGGCTGGACCGGCCGTTCGACGACGACTGGAACGGCGTGCTGTTCGCCAACGAGGTGATCGACGCCCTGCCGACGCCGCGCTTCGCGCTGCGCGACGGCGAGGTGTTCGAGGAAACCGTGACGCTGGATGGCGAGGGCCGCTTCCGCCGCGGCGAACAGCCGGCCGATCCGCTGCTGGCGGCGGCGGTGCGGCACATCGAACGCTATCTGCAGGCGCCGTTCGCCGACGGCTACCGTTCCGAATTGCTGCCGCAGTTGCCGTACTGGATCCAGGCGGTGGCCGGCGGCCTGCGCAGCGGCGCGATGCTGTTCGTGGACTACGGCTATCCGCGCCGCGAGTTCTATCTGCCCGAGCGCGACGACGGCACCTTGCGTGCTTTCTACCGGCATCGCACGCATGCCGATCCGTACCGCTGGCCGGGCCTGCAGGACCTGACCGCGTCGGTGGACTTCACCGCGCTGGCCGAGGCCGGCACCGGGGCGGGCTTCGACCTGGCCGGTTACTGCAATCAGGCCAGCTTCCTGCTCGGCAACGGCCTGGACGCGCTGCTGGCCGAGGCCGAGGCGCGCAGCGACGCAGCCGCGCAACTGCGCCTGCGTCAGCAGGTGAAGCAGCTGACCCTGCCCAGCGAGATGGGCGAGCGTTTCCAGGTGATGGGCTTCGAGCGCGACGTGTCGCTGGCGCCGGCGTTCCTGTCCGGCGACCTGACCTGGCGGCTGTGA
- a CDS encoding VanZ family protein, which produces MAAVRDFRWPWLWLGLWWLGIAVLIYVCLMPHPPQLSDLPDTDKVEHFIAYLVLAAAAVQVYAGPRAWTWAALGLLALGVGIEFAQGAWTTTRSADPLDALADALGVAAGMATAATPWRDLLWRLERGSRR; this is translated from the coding sequence ATGGCGGCAGTGCGCGACTTCCGCTGGCCCTGGCTGTGGCTGGGGCTGTGGTGGCTGGGCATCGCGGTGCTGATCTACGTGTGCCTGATGCCGCACCCGCCGCAGTTGTCTGACCTGCCCGACACCGACAAGGTCGAGCACTTCATCGCCTACCTGGTGCTGGCCGCCGCGGCCGTGCAAGTGTATGCCGGGCCGCGCGCCTGGACCTGGGCCGCGCTGGGTCTGCTGGCGCTGGGCGTGGGCATCGAATTCGCGCAGGGCGCCTGGACCACCACGCGCTCGGCCGATCCGCTGGATGCCCTGGCCGACGCCCTGGGCGTGGCGGCCGGCATGGCCACCGCGGCCACGCCTTGGCGCGATCTGCTGTGGCGGCTGGAGCGCGGCAGCCGCCGTTGA
- a CDS encoding expansin EXLX1 family cellulose-binding protein produces the protein MQARYSPRAARGAGLFAALCLAISAAAPANAAWNDVCSGTATYTSSGYSGGALLLDPIDPTATIAALNPTQLNYGGVQAALAGAYLQVQGPRGTVTVYVTDLYPEGADCGLDLSPNAFAAIGDTSAGRIPIRWQVVAAPVTGNVVYRIKEGSSQYWAAIQVRNHRYPVVKFEYRKNGDWVSLPKTAYNHFVGEQMGAQLLEIRLTDIRGQVVTDTLGALPSQGDKGVYFADGHVQFPR, from the coding sequence ATGCAAGCACGCTACTCCCCCCGTGCCGCGCGCGGCGCCGGCCTGTTCGCCGCGCTGTGCCTGGCCATCAGTGCCGCCGCACCCGCCAACGCTGCCTGGAACGATGTCTGCAGCGGCACCGCCACCTACACCAGTTCCGGCTATTCCGGCGGCGCGCTGCTGCTGGATCCCATCGACCCGACCGCCACGATCGCCGCGCTGAACCCGACGCAGCTCAACTATGGTGGCGTCCAGGCGGCACTGGCCGGTGCCTACCTGCAGGTGCAGGGACCGCGCGGTACGGTCACCGTGTACGTCACCGACCTGTATCCGGAGGGCGCCGACTGCGGGCTGGACCTGTCGCCCAATGCCTTCGCCGCGATCGGCGACACCAGCGCCGGGCGCATCCCGATCCGCTGGCAGGTGGTGGCCGCACCGGTCACCGGCAACGTGGTGTACCGGATCAAGGAGGGCAGCTCGCAATACTGGGCGGCGATCCAGGTGCGCAACCACCGCTATCCGGTGGTGAAGTTCGAATACAGGAAGAACGGCGACTGGGTCAGCCTGCCGAAGACCGCGTACAACCATTTCGTCGGCGAGCAGATGGGCGCGCAACTGCTGGAGATCCGCCTCACCGACATCCGCGGCCAGGTGGTCACCGACACCCTCGGCGCGCTGCCCAGTCAGGGCGACAAGGGCGTGTACTTCGCCGACGGACACGTGCAGTTCCCGCGCTGA